A genomic stretch from Telopea speciosissima isolate NSW1024214 ecotype Mountain lineage chromosome 7, Tspe_v1, whole genome shotgun sequence includes:
- the LOC122668409 gene encoding F-box protein At3g07870-like, giving the protein MAIPQKEEDELIERPMNIGVMSMLPSDVVFDILSRLPIKTLARCRCVCKGMCRITYIRRFIKMHHNRAIQGDIPPSLLLHARYCIDELRSDIYLLQHDTRDDTLDGRAVIANPRFLSQKKEFEVVGSCNGLLCLSEPMYYGPRFVCNPVTGEYIRLPKPDKQTDFDIVAGFGYDEVANEYKVVRMLFHSIDLVYGNGTSSFKLEGEVYSLSLGKWRIIGDVPYALRGKASTAFVNGALHWMTDEYGSLNVQELIVSFDLSREEFQVVPPPPGFVPGWRSHRLHLGVLGGCLCLFDYSTDRRLEIWVMKKYGVKGSWTKEYVISRKGWGRDSGQFLPLRLMKTGELLMSYKGEGLVLYDPVRKRFRDIRIRGLPTRFEAITHVGSLLPLRNAVGLAKRDRFNFSFGEWCSKLFPIPAHESVKYGDKQPSEHGLNPEGRNGEDLQFFKRLERDRLQREEGASNADKMIDDFDAFLNLFGKGMNIYMESRGISVSGQSWGRGGGGGRGGESGSGNGRGRGRRKGRGWGRGRGWGRGRGGGSGRGGESESGSGSGNGSQAGVYGGGFKTFWEWMKSRFAVLGVMPKIEIWKLLILDPSLVSWNAMISGYVQKGLEEIGQYGSKEAKAISIIKLKDWLGDEGILRVEVIKMPRVWGRRFLLELRNLFEWQIRYLIKNIISIVDG; this is encoded by the exons ATGGCTATTCCCCAAAAAGAAGAGGACGAACTGATAGAGAGGCCAATGAACATCGGAGTGATGTCGATGCTCCCTTCAGATGTTGTGTTCGACATTCTTTCTCGATTGCCTATCAAAACTCTTGCAAGGTGCAGATGTGTGTGTAAGGGTATGTGTCGCATTACTTACATACGTCGTTTTATTAAAATGCACCATAATAGAGCAATCCAAGGTGATATTCCTCCTAGTCTTCTGCTTCACGCTAGGTATTGCATTGATGAACTACGTAGTGATATTTACTTGTTACAACATGATACTCGTGATGATACTCTAGATGGCCGTGCTGTTATTGCGAATCCCCGGTTTCTCTCCCAAAAGAAGGAGTTTGAAGTTGTGGGTTCTTGTAATGGCTTGCTTTGTTTGTCTGAGCCAATGTATTATGGTCCTCGATTTGTCTGCAATCCTGTTACAGGGGAGTACATTAGGCTTCCGAAGCCTGATAAGCAAACTGATTTTGACATTGTAGCCGGTTTTGGCTATGATGAGGTGGCTAATGAGTATAAAGTGGTAAGGATGTTGTTCCATTCAATTGATTTGGTGTATGGAAACGGCACTTCGAGTTTTAAATTGGAAGGTGAAGTGTACTCGCTTAGTTTGGGCAAATggagaattattggagatgtGCCATATGCGCTTCGTGGAAAAGCATCGACTGCATTCGTGAATGGAGCTCTTCACTGGATGACAGATGAGTATGGCTCTCTGAATGTGCAAGAACTGATTGTTTCTTTTGACTTGAGTAGGGAGGAATTCCAAGTTGTTCCACCACCCCCAGGCTTTGTCCCAGGTTGGCGGAGCCATAGACTGCATTTAGGTGTGTTAGGGGGATGTCTCTGTTTATTCGATTATTCAACCGATAGGCGGCTTGAGATATGGGTAATGAAGAAATACGGGGTAAAGGGGTCTTGGACCAAAGAATATGTCATCTCACGGAAAGGTTGGGGCCGAGACAGTGGCCAATTTTTACCTTTGAGATTGATGAAAACTGGTGAACTTTTGATGTCGTATAAAGGTGAAGGTCTGGTTTTGTATGACCCTGTGAGGAAAAGATTTAGGGATATTCGGATCCGAGGGCTTCCAACCCGTTTTGAAGCAATAACTCATGTTGGAAGCCTTCTCCCTCTCCGGAATGCTGTTGGATTAGCAAAGAG AGATAGATTTAACTTCAGCTTCGGAGAATGGTGTTCGAAGTTATTTCCAATTCCTGCCCA TGAATCAGTAAAGTATGGAGACAAGCAGCCCTCAGAGCATGGGTTGAACCCTGAgggaagaaatggagaggacCTTCAATTTTTCAAAAGGCTGGAGCGGGACAGACTTCAAAGGGAAGAAGGTGCTTCTAATGCTGATAAAATGATCGACGATTTTGATGCTTTCCTTAACCTTTTTGGGAAAGGAATGAATATTTATATGGAATCAAGAGGAATATCAGTAAGTGGCCAGAGCTGGggaagaggaggtggaggtggaaggggaggggaaagtGGAAGTGGAAATGGAcggggaaggggaaggagaaagggaagagGCTGGGGAAGAGGAAGGGGCTGGGGAAGGGGAAGAGGAGGGGGAAgtggaaggggaggggaaagtGAAAGTGGAAGTGGAAGTGGAAATGGAA GTCAAGCAGGTGTATATGGAGGTGGGTTTAAGACTTTTTGGGAATGGATGAAATCCCGATTTGCAGTTTTGGGTGTGAT GCCAAAAATAGAGATCTGGAAACTGTTAATTCTTGACCCAAGTTTAGTTTCATGGAATGCCATGATCTCAGGGTATGTGCAAAAGGGTCTTGAAGAGATAGGACAGTATGGTTCAAAAGAAGCTAAAGCAATTAGCATCATCAAGCTGAAGGACTGGCTTGGTGACGAAGGTATTTTGAGGGTAGAAGTGATTAAGATGCCAAGGGTCTGGGGAAGGAGATTTCTTCTCGAGCTGAGGAATCTTTTTGAATGGCAGATTAGATATCTTATTAAGAACATTATCTCAATTGTAGATGGTTAA